From a region of the Lactuca sativa cultivar Salinas chromosome 4, Lsat_Salinas_v11, whole genome shotgun sequence genome:
- the LOC111883038 gene encoding DExH-box ATP-dependent RNA helicase DExH17 — translation MDSYSLKSVSDLPDPFRATFSFRYFNSLQSECFSACFHSDINMVISAPTGSGKTVLFELCILRLLSKFITQEGRFIHTKGTLKTIYISPSKALVKEKLRSWNQKLGSWGINCLELTGDNESYNIKSIQEADIVLTTPEKFDAVTRFGIKDGGLSFFSDISLVLIDEVHLLNDPRGAALEAIVSRIKMISRSPQMETSPLAHVRFLAVSATIPNIDDLAEWLMVPIQGIKRFGEEMRPVKLTTKVFGYTPAKNDFLFEKRLQNYIFDLLMQYSSGKSALVFCSTRKGAQEAAQRLAQTVMTHGYSNPFIKSMDQQERLREASLSCGDKQMQSYILYGVGYHNGGLSPKDRSLIEGLFLNGDLRVLCTTNTLAHGINLPAHTVIIKSTQHFNKEKGTYMEYDRSMILQMCGRAGRPPFDDTGMVIIMTRRETVHLYENLLGGCELVESQLLSCVTEHLVAEVVQLTVPDITRAIEWIKCSYLYVRMKKNPQNYAIKKELSGIHIEKHIQEVCVQKVKELSEYQMILTEEDGFILKPLEPGRLMTKYYLKFDTMKHIMKAPANCSIEDALNIVCRAEEISWIQLRRNEKKLLNDINNDKDGRLRFHVLGDKGKKKKRIQTREEKLFILVNDCLTGDPTAHDLSLTQDTNSVCSNGCRIAKCMKEYFIYKKNYKGALNSSLLAKSLHQKLWEDSPYLLKQLPGIGMVTAKALQSMGVKSFETLSEADPRKIEMVTGRKFPFGNHIKESLLSLPPKVDMKLEEMTCPNYGKSKLVMTLTRLSESPQTNKRHYADVVVATEEDNLIVFHEKIRVEEFTSPYSATILVTSHLQGKLTVKADLIFEEFIGIDLHQKVILMKDISSNIYHKQGTKKLSLPPSTDVCIIDPENNDSPQVPAGRSQKSLKSKNEEASIPSFKLLDEDSDEGEPVVEIENDDDDDCKIINERTVFDHIREKAKSLPSFTTTPTTECPPSLETLSLIRKRTRERHLALDDPSEFSANPCEEEFQSSEPHRNSKNNTLTGETIFDHIRKKAKSFPRVDEIKTLTTKSTVTNFDLFADTKSIVLDLEPMKPREYHPKSPSLANRQLCSLATETEKRQVTDPFLGFKSVFSFL, via the exons ATGGATTCGTATTCACTTAAGTCTGTCTCAGATCTACCTGATCCTTTCCGTGCAACATTTAGTTTCAG GTATTTCAACTCGCTGCAGAGTGAATGCTTTTCTGCTTGCTTCCACTCCGACATCAACATGGTTATTTCAGCACCAACTGGAAGTGGGAAGACGGTGCTTTTTGAGTTATGCATCTTACGACTTCTATCTAAGTTCATCACCCAGGAAGGAAGATTTATTCATACGAAGGGAACCTTAAAAACA ATATATATATCCCCATCCAAAGCTTTGGTAAAAGAGAAGCTCAGGAGTTGGAATCAGAAGCTTGGGTCATGGGGGATAAATTGCTTGGAGCTGACTGGGGATAATGAATCTTACAATATAAAGAGCATACAAGAGGCAGATATCGTATTGACTACTCCTGAG AAGTTTGATGCAGTGACTAGATTTGGCATCAAAGATGGTGGCCTAAGTTTTTTTAGCGATATATCACTAGTACTTATTGATGAAGTTCATTTGTTAAATGATCCTCGTGGAGCAGCTTTAGAGGCAATTGTTAGTAGAATCAAAATGATTAGTCGAAGTCCTCAAATGGAAACAAGTCCATTGGCCCATGTGCGTTTCCTAGCTGTTTCTGCAACAATTCCCAATATTGATGACCTTG CTGAATGGCTTATGGTTCCTATCCAAGGAATCAAAAG GTTTGGTGAGGAAATGAGACCTGTAAAGCTGACTACTAAAGTTTTTG GCTACACCCCAGCCAAAAATGACTTCCTTTTTGAGAAG CGGCTTCAAAACTACATCTTTG ATCTCCTTATGCAATATTCTAGTGGAAAATCTGCACTGGTATTTTGCTCTACAAGAAAAGGGGCACAAGAAGCAGCACAAAGGCTGGCCCAGACTGTTATGACCCATGGATATTCAAACCCATTCATCAAAAGCATGGATCAGCAAGAAAGGTTGAGGGAAGCTTCACTCTCATGTGGTGACAAACAGATGCAGTCTTACATCCTTTATGGCG TTGGTTATCACAATGGTGGACTTTCCCCAAAGGATCGCAGTCTGATTGAAGGTCTCTTTCTCAATGGTGATCTTCGAGTTCTATGCACCACAAACACCCTTGCCCATGGAATTAACCTACCAGCACATACAGTTATAATCAAATCAACACAACACTT CAACAAGGAGAAAGGAACTTACATGGAATATGATCGATCAATGATACTTCAG ATGTGTGGGAGGGCAGGGCGCCCACCATTTGATGATACTGGAATGGTCATAATCATGACAAGAAGAGAAACA gTCCATTTATACGAGAACCTACTAGGTGGATGTGAACTGGTTGAGTCTCA ATTACTTTCCTGTGTTACTGAACATCTAGTTGCAGAGGTGGTTCAGTTGACTGTTCCAGATATAACAAGGGCAATAGAATGGATCAAATGCTCATATTTGTATGTGAGAATGAAAAAG AACCCTCAAAACTATGCAATAAAGAAAGAATTATCTGGTATCCATATAGAGAAGCATATACAAG AGGTCTGTGTTCAAAAAGTCAAAGAGTTATCAGAGTACCAAATGATCTTGACTGAGGAAGATGGTTTTATCTTGAAGCCTCTTG AACCTGGAAGGTTGATGACAAAGTATTATTTGAAATTTGACACGATGAAACACATTATGAAAGCTCCTGCAAATTGCAGCATAGAAGATGCACTTAATATTGTTTGTCGCGCAGAGGAAATATCCT GGATACAATTAAGGAGGAATGAGAAGAAGCTTCTGAATGACATAAATAATGATAAAGATGGTAGGCTTCGGTTTCATGTTCTTGGAGATAAAGGGAAGAAGAAAAAACGCATACAAACCAGAGAAGAGAAGCTATTTATTTTGGTAAATGATTGTTTGACTGGAGATCCTACAGCCCATGACTTATCTCTTACCCAG GATACGAACTCCGTTTGTTCAAATGGTTGTCGGATTGCAAAATGCATGAAagagtattttatatataaaaagaatTACAAAGGAGCTTTGAATTCAAGCCTTTTAGCAAAATCTTTACATCAAAAACTCTGGGAAGACAGTCCATATCTTCTGAAACAATTACCAGGCATTGGTATGGTGACAGCAAAG GCCTTACAATCTATGGGAGTAAAGTCATTTGAGACCCTTTCTGAAGCAGACCCAAGGAAAATAGAGATGGTTACTGGTAGAAAGTTCCCATTTGGAAACCACATTAAGGAATCACTGTTGTCACTTCCACCAAAAGTAGATATGAAACTTGAGGAGATGACATGTCCAAATTATGGAAAGTCAAAACTGGTTATGACATTAACCAGATTGTCAGAGTCACCACAAACAAATAAACGGCATTATGCTGATGTG GTTGTTGCTACAGAGGAGGATAACTTGATAGTTTTCCATGAGAAAATAAG GGTGGAAGAATTCACAAG CCCATACAGTGCAACAATACTAGTTACAAGCCATTTGCAAGGGAAGCTAACTGTTAAGGCAGATCTAATCTTCGAAGAATTCA TTGGTATTGACCTACACCAAAAGGTTATACTAATGAAGGATATTAGCTCAAATATCTATCATAAACAGGGAACAAAAAAACTCTCATTGCCTCCATCAACCGATGTCTGCATAATTGACCCCGAAAACAATGATTCACCCCAAGTTCCAGCTGGCAGGTCTCAGAAATCGTTAAAATCCAAAAACGAAGAAGCTTCCAT ACCCAGTTTCAAACTCTTAGATGAAGATTCAGATGAAG GTGAGCCTGTTGTTGAGATTgagaatgatgatgatgatgattgcaAAATCATTAATGAGAGAACTGTTTTCGATCACATTCGTGAAAAGGCCAAAAGCTTACCTTCCTTTACAACCACACCAACTACTGAATGCCCTCCATCTCTAGAGACATTAAGTCTCATCAGAAAGCGTACACGCGAGCGACACCTGGCACTCGATGACCCTTCAGAATTTTCAGCCAATCCATGTGAAGAAGAATTTCAATCAAGCGAGCCACACAGAAACAGTAAAAACAACACACTAACTGGAGAGACGATATTTGATCATATAAGAAAGAAAGCCAAAAGCTTCCCTCGAGTTGATGAAATCAAGACGTTGACCACTAAGTCAACTGTTACTAATTTTGACTTATTCGCAGACACAAAGTCGATCGTTTTGGATTTGGAACCTATGAAACCCCGAGAGTACCATCCTAAGTCTCCAAGTCTAGCAAACAGACAATTATGCTCATTGGCAACAGAAACCGAAAAGAGACAGGTAACAGATCCTTTTCTTGGTTTCAAAAGTGTCTTTTCGTTTCTTTAA